The proteins below come from a single Chryseobacterium nepalense genomic window:
- a CDS encoding DUF2911 domain-containing protein has translation MKTIFKSATVLVAAMTISVNAFAQEAKKPASPPMTATGKIKDADITINYSSPSVKGRTIWGGLEPYDKVWRAGANEATTFETSKDITVQGKKLPAGKYSFFLIPKASGLWTAIFNKEPKQWGAYKYDQAKDALRVDVKTKALPTTQEALVYKINKNGFTMDWDKISVPVEIK, from the coding sequence ATGAAAACAATTTTTAAATCTGCAACCGTTCTTGTTGCGGCCATGACGATTTCCGTAAATGCCTTTGCACAGGAAGCTAAAAAACCGGCAAGTCCTCCAATGACTGCGACAGGGAAAATTAAAGATGCCGACATTACCATCAACTACAGCAGTCCTTCCGTGAAAGGACGTACGATCTGGGGCGGACTGGAGCCTTACGATAAAGTTTGGCGTGCAGGTGCCAATGAAGCCACCACTTTTGAAACGAGTAAAGACATTACCGTTCAGGGTAAAAAACTTCCGGCCGGAAAATACAGCTTTTTCCTGATCCCTAAAGCCAGCGGTTTGTGGACGGCCATCTTCAACAAAGAGCCAAAACAATGGGGCGCTTATAAATACGATCAGGCGAAAGATGCTTTACGCGTAGATGTAAAAACAAAAGCGTTACCAACCACCCAGGAAGCGTTGGTGTACAAAATCAACAAAAACGGATTCACCATGGATTGGGATAAAATCTCGGTTCCTGTGGAGATTAAGTAA
- a CDS encoding PIG-L family deacetylase encodes MFKKVFIVFILSTYTVFCSAQQVRPAKSSEIYRELKTLKNLPKVLYLAAHPDDENTGLLSWLVNDRNVETGYLSLTRGDGGQNLLGTEQGAALGLIRTHELLEARKLDGAQQFFTRAIDFGFSKNTTDTFKQWDENSIIADVVWVIRKFRPDVIICRFPPTAAAGHGQHAASAVVAEKAFKLAGDKTAFPNQLKYVNAWQPKRVLWNTFRFGSVNTTAENQLKITVGQYDAQLGMGYGELAGLSRSLHKSQGAGTQSVAGIKTEYFSHVDGEPAKTSLFDGISKTWTKEGSPDIDQALDKIISTFNFNHPDLSLPALVVLRKKVMALKDSDLKKDKIKSLDHIILSCAGFMGEVVTNRAEAVAGDQYNFRLNMISRAESPVVLEHIKWLTQSEKFNRKLAKDSLISIQQDIQIPADAALTEPYWLAKPPANAATFSVPNDTLVGLPETDSSLNVLLTLKIGSENFQVKLPLSFKKLDPVRGDVVEPLRIVPALEVKFTQPLYLVKENEDLRVSLNFKVNSDKPLSNGRVNLMYNGERLGGGDLQSVNGKYFTVDYIIPKTKLASIQSDHLQLEANFLADGIAYDKKQVLIQYPHLPSLQYFAPALVNVMKGDIRANVKKVGYIEGAGDFIPEFLRIAGIQVDVLKDEDFYGNVNESGNGTQNKLSQYDAIVLGVRANNTEKKLGRWMPFLWSYVKGGGNLVMQYNTNQDTTVDQLGIYNLRIANKRVTEENAEVTFLNPNHKLLNFPNKITQNDFNGWVQERGAYFPDQWDAAYEPLFEMHDTGEEPLKGSTLYAKYGKGNFIYTPLAFFRQLPAGNAGAARLFLNFLSAQKN; translated from the coding sequence ATGTTCAAAAAAGTTTTCATTGTATTTATTCTTAGCACTTATACGGTTTTTTGTTCGGCCCAACAGGTCCGGCCTGCAAAATCTTCTGAAATTTACCGCGAACTTAAAACACTCAAAAACCTGCCTAAAGTTTTATACCTTGCAGCACATCCCGACGATGAAAATACAGGTCTACTTTCCTGGCTGGTAAACGACCGGAATGTGGAAACAGGATATTTGTCTTTAACCAGAGGTGATGGCGGTCAGAATTTATTAGGCACCGAACAGGGTGCTGCATTGGGTTTAATCAGAACGCATGAGCTTTTAGAAGCAAGAAAGCTGGACGGCGCCCAACAGTTTTTTACCCGCGCCATTGATTTCGGGTTTTCCAAAAATACAACGGATACTTTTAAACAATGGGATGAAAACAGTATTATAGCTGATGTGGTCTGGGTAATCCGAAAATTCCGTCCTGATGTGATTATTTGTCGTTTTCCTCCTACAGCTGCGGCAGGTCACGGACAACATGCGGCTTCGGCAGTGGTCGCAGAAAAAGCTTTTAAGCTCGCCGGCGATAAAACGGCTTTCCCGAATCAGCTGAAATATGTTAATGCATGGCAGCCAAAACGCGTATTGTGGAATACGTTTAGGTTTGGTTCGGTCAATACAACCGCTGAAAATCAACTGAAAATCACGGTTGGGCAATATGATGCCCAACTGGGAATGGGCTACGGTGAGCTGGCCGGATTAAGCCGAAGTCTGCATAAAAGTCAGGGCGCAGGAACACAGTCTGTAGCCGGAATTAAAACCGAATATTTTTCACACGTTGATGGTGAGCCTGCAAAAACAAGTCTTTTTGACGGAATCAGTAAAACCTGGACTAAAGAAGGAAGTCCCGATATTGACCAGGCTTTGGATAAGATTATTTCTACATTCAATTTCAATCATCCGGACCTTAGTTTGCCCGCTTTGGTTGTTTTGAGGAAAAAGGTAATGGCATTAAAGGATTCAGACCTGAAAAAGGATAAAATTAAATCTCTTGATCATATTATTTTAAGCTGTGCAGGATTTATGGGTGAAGTCGTTACCAACCGGGCTGAAGCTGTTGCCGGCGATCAATACAATTTCAGGTTGAATATGATTTCAAGAGCTGAAAGCCCTGTCGTTTTAGAACATATAAAATGGTTAACCCAGTCAGAAAAGTTCAACAGAAAACTGGCAAAAGATTCATTAATTAGCATTCAGCAAGATATTCAGATTCCTGCAGATGCAGCACTTACGGAGCCTTACTGGTTAGCAAAACCACCCGCAAATGCGGCGACTTTCTCTGTTCCGAATGATACTTTGGTCGGTTTACCCGAGACAGATTCATCATTGAATGTTTTACTGACTTTAAAAATAGGTTCGGAAAATTTTCAGGTAAAGCTTCCTTTATCATTTAAGAAATTGGACCCTGTACGCGGCGATGTCGTCGAACCTTTACGCATTGTTCCTGCATTAGAAGTAAAATTTACGCAACCTCTTTATCTGGTTAAAGAAAATGAAGATTTACGGGTAAGTTTAAATTTTAAAGTCAATTCCGATAAACCTTTAAGCAATGGAAGAGTAAATCTGATGTATAATGGAGAACGATTAGGCGGTGGTGATTTACAATCGGTTAATGGAAAATATTTTACCGTAGATTATATAATTCCAAAAACGAAGCTGGCTTCAATACAATCGGATCACCTGCAACTGGAGGCGAATTTTCTGGCAGATGGGATAGCTTATGACAAAAAACAGGTATTAATCCAGTATCCGCATTTACCTTCCCTGCAATATTTTGCACCGGCATTGGTTAATGTTATGAAAGGTGATATCCGGGCGAATGTTAAAAAAGTAGGGTACATCGAAGGCGCCGGCGATTTCATTCCTGAGTTTCTTCGCATTGCAGGTATTCAGGTAGATGTTTTGAAAGACGAAGATTTTTACGGCAATGTAAATGAATCTGGAAACGGGACTCAGAACAAACTGTCGCAATACGATGCTATCGTACTGGGAGTTCGTGCCAACAACACAGAGAAAAAACTGGGACGCTGGATGCCTTTTTTATGGTCTTATGTGAAAGGCGGAGGAAATCTGGTGATGCAGTATAACACCAACCAGGATACAACCGTTGACCAGCTGGGAATATATAATTTGCGTATCGCCAATAAACGGGTAACTGAAGAAAATGCTGAGGTTACATTCTTAAACCCTAATCATAAATTACTGAACTTCCCGAATAAGATCACTCAAAATGATTTCAACGGCTGGGTACAGGAGCGTGGCGCTTATTTTCCTGATCAATGGGATGCCGCTTATGAACCGCTTTTCGAAATGCATGACACCGGCGAGGAGCCGCTGAAAGGCTCAACTTTATATGCCAAATATGGAAAGGGTAATTTTATTTATACGCCGCTGGCATTTTTCAGACAGCTGCCTGCCGGAAACGCAGGTGCCGCAAGATTATTTTTAAACTTTTTATCTGCACAGAAAAACTGA
- a CDS encoding sodium:solute symporter → MSTIDWTVLIFTLVAVVIYGVYIGRGQKSNESYLKADNKMPWYIVLIGIMATQASAITFLSAPGQAYTDGMRFVQYYFGLPLAMIVICITFIPIFQRLNVYTAYEYLENRFDKKTRVLTSLLFLFSRGLSTGISIYAPSIILSSVLNWNIYLTNVLTGGILLIYTYVGGAKAIAHTQKLQFLIILGTMAFAGYLLIENMPNGIGFKDALYLAGKSGKLNVITTEFDWKDKYNIWSGLIGGFFLALSYFGTDQSQVGRYITAKDNTNAKMGLLLNGLVKIPMQFSILLIGALLFAFFSLKPAPIYFNERSYQNLKEIQPEQAAVFEKEHRDLQAKFNAESKEILKLKDTHSPQLNKTIQDFKNTQAEVKALHGRVEEAINTSNYNAEKTDTNYIFLYFVKNTLPAGMIGLLFAVIFLASWGSISAALNSLAACSVKDIHLIFRKEIPDEKTELKYSRLHTLAWGIFSIGVAMFATQMGSLIEAVNVLGSLFYGPILGIFLVAFYYKKINGQNVFISAILSEIAVIAVYQFDIVSFLWLNVIGAAAVILFSAIGLLFYKPKAVHS, encoded by the coding sequence ATGAGTACTATAGATTGGACTGTTCTCATCTTTACCCTCGTTGCAGTGGTGATTTACGGGGTTTATATAGGCCGTGGCCAAAAAAGCAACGAGTCTTACCTGAAAGCAGATAATAAAATGCCGTGGTATATAGTGCTGATCGGGATTATGGCAACTCAGGCAAGTGCTATTACTTTTCTTTCGGCGCCGGGTCAGGCTTATACTGATGGTATGCGTTTCGTTCAGTATTACTTTGGTCTGCCTTTGGCGATGATCGTTATCTGTATTACCTTCATCCCGATTTTTCAGCGTCTGAATGTGTACACGGCTTACGAATATTTAGAAAACCGTTTTGATAAAAAAACAAGAGTGCTCACTTCGCTGCTTTTCCTTTTTTCAAGAGGATTATCCACAGGAATCAGCATTTATGCACCGAGCATCATCTTATCCAGCGTATTGAACTGGAATATTTATCTGACCAATGTTTTAACAGGTGGGATTTTGTTAATTTATACCTACGTCGGTGGCGCAAAAGCGATCGCCCATACCCAAAAATTACAGTTCCTTATCATTCTGGGAACCATGGCTTTCGCCGGTTATCTGCTTATTGAAAATATGCCGAACGGAATCGGTTTTAAAGACGCCCTTTATCTGGCCGGGAAATCCGGAAAGCTGAATGTCATTACCACAGAATTCGACTGGAAAGATAAATACAATATCTGGAGTGGACTGATTGGCGGTTTTTTTCTGGCACTTTCTTACTTTGGGACAGACCAGAGTCAGGTGGGAAGGTATATTACCGCAAAAGACAATACCAATGCAAAAATGGGTTTGCTGCTGAACGGATTGGTTAAAATCCCGATGCAGTTTTCAATTCTTCTCATCGGTGCCTTGCTTTTCGCCTTCTTTTCCCTGAAGCCGGCTCCGATTTATTTTAATGAACGTTCTTATCAGAATCTGAAAGAGATACAACCTGAACAGGCCGCGGTATTCGAAAAAGAGCATCGGGATTTGCAGGCAAAATTTAATGCAGAATCGAAAGAAATTTTAAAGCTAAAAGACACACATTCTCCTCAGCTTAACAAAACAATTCAGGATTTTAAAAACACGCAGGCTGAGGTAAAAGCACTTCACGGAAGGGTAGAGGAGGCAATCAATACATCGAATTATAACGCAGAAAAAACAGATACCAATTATATTTTTCTGTATTTCGTAAAAAATACCCTGCCTGCCGGAATGATCGGGTTATTGTTTGCAGTCATTTTCTTAGCGAGCTGGGGTTCCATTTCGGCGGCGCTGAATTCTCTGGCAGCCTGCTCGGTAAAAGATATTCATTTGATATTCAGAAAAGAAATTCCGGATGAGAAAACCGAATTGAAGTACAGCCGACTGCATACGTTAGCCTGGGGAATCTTCTCGATTGGCGTAGCGATGTTTGCCACACAGATGGGCTCTCTTATTGAAGCGGTAAATGTATTGGGCTCTCTTTTCTACGGTCCGATATTGGGGATTTTCCTGGTCGCCTTTTACTATAAAAAAATCAACGGTCAGAACGTTTTTATTTCTGCAATTCTTTCTGAAATTGCGGTTATTGCCGTTTATCAGTTCGATATTGTTTCTTTCCTGTGGCTCAATGTCATCGGCGCTGCGGCGGTCATTTTATTTTCAGCAATTGGGTTATTGTTTTATAAGCCGAAAGCAGTACATTCGTAA
- a CDS encoding DUF421 domain-containing protein — protein MDNIFFESWTKVGHVALLTVISFVTLFLFIRISGKRTLAKFNAFDFVVTVTLGSVLAYMMLAQVSLTEGVVVLFLIISMQLLFAKLSRKSKVMEKLLNSSPKLLFYKGIYLESSMEKESVTKEEILASIRQKGIENIDEILAVVIEANGDLSVVKMYDETTTNSSLKGIKNHDIENFPENGEL, from the coding sequence ATGGATAATATATTTTTTGAAAGCTGGACTAAAGTAGGGCATGTTGCGTTACTTACCGTCATTTCTTTTGTAACACTTTTTCTGTTTATAAGAATCTCAGGAAAGCGTACACTCGCCAAGTTTAATGCATTCGATTTTGTGGTAACGGTAACACTCGGGTCGGTCCTGGCTTATATGATGCTTGCACAAGTGAGCCTTACTGAAGGTGTCGTTGTATTATTCCTTATTATTTCCATGCAGTTATTATTTGCAAAACTTTCCCGCAAGTCGAAAGTTATGGAGAAGCTACTCAATTCATCACCGAAGCTTTTGTTTTATAAGGGCATCTATCTTGAAAGCAGTATGGAAAAGGAATCGGTTACCAAAGAAGAGATTCTGGCATCCATCCGCCAGAAAGGTATAGAGAATATAGATGAAATACTTGCTGTGGTTATTGAAGCAAATGGAGATCTTAGTGTCGTTAAAATGTACGATGAAACCACCACAAACAGTTCCTTAAAAGGAATAAAAAATCATGATATTGAAAATTTTCCTGAAAATGGTGAATTATAA
- a CDS encoding phosphatase PAP2 family protein, whose translation MLKRSMTEKQLKIRQQAFALSVCTVIFMAVYNLCTWHATSLGYLPSFTFDFERSIPFVPLSIVPYMASGVFFCLVFFSCKNKNQLKILTWRMLFVIIIAGIFFITVPLRFSLTKPEVSNSILKLPFSFLHTFDSPFNQSPSLHIAFAFIFWSVFKDLTKWRMFLMIWLILLGVSTLTTYQHHVIDILTGAILAHVSFIIIPYRKKNPKYRSCWLANYYFISGWILILAALLLHKYFATEGLILLLPALIMMIIGYCYQKNTGIISQFMPTVKQNMYQSEKN comes from the coding sequence ATGTTAAAAAGATCAATGACTGAAAAGCAATTGAAAATCCGGCAGCAGGCTTTTGCATTATCCGTCTGTACAGTTATATTCATGGCTGTTTACAATCTGTGTACGTGGCATGCTACTTCTTTAGGGTATCTGCCATCATTTACTTTTGACTTTGAGAGATCAATTCCATTCGTGCCTTTATCAATTGTTCCGTATATGGCAAGCGGAGTTTTTTTCTGTCTCGTATTTTTTTCATGTAAAAATAAAAATCAATTAAAAATATTAACATGGAGGATGCTTTTTGTAATTATTATCGCCGGAATATTTTTTATTACGGTTCCTTTACGATTTTCATTGACAAAACCGGAGGTATCCAACAGTATCCTGAAACTTCCTTTTTCTTTTTTACATACTTTTGATTCACCTTTTAACCAGTCACCTTCGCTGCATATTGCTTTTGCTTTTATATTCTGGTCGGTATTTAAAGATCTTACCAAGTGGCGGATGTTTCTAATGATTTGGCTGATTCTTTTAGGAGTTTCAACATTGACTACCTATCAGCACCATGTCATTGATATTTTAACCGGAGCCATTCTTGCACATGTTAGCTTTATTATCATTCCTTACCGAAAGAAAAACCCGAAATACCGAAGCTGCTGGTTGGCAAATTACTATTTCATATCGGGATGGATTCTCATTTTAGCGGCTTTATTGCTTCATAAATACTTTGCAACTGAGGGGTTAATACTTTTATTACCTGCGTTGATAATGATGATAATCGGGTATTGTTATCAGAAAAATACCGGTATTATATCTCAATTTATGCCAACAGTTAAACAAAATATGTATCAGTCCGAGAAAAACTAA
- a CDS encoding zinc-dependent alcohol dehydrogenase, whose product MLAMNFRGPFRVRADRNMPEPQIEHPEDAIVKVLRSCICGSDLHLYHGLVPDTRTGTTFGHEFIGEVVEIGSSVQNLKVGDKVMVPFNISCGKCAFCKQELYGNCHESNPMATAVGGIFGYSHTAGGYQGGQAEYARVPYADVGPTVIPDWMDPDDAVLLTDVVPTGYQAAEMAGIQKGDTVVVFGAGPIGIMAAKSAWLFGAGRVIVIDELEYRLDFVAKYAQCEAYNFNSIGDPVVFIKTQTDSLGADVCIDAVGCEAKGNFMNTVMGTKLLLQGGSTTALHWAINSVKKGGIVSIVGVYGPTDALVPIGNVVNKGITIRANQAAVKRHLPKLIEHVKNGILDPKQIITHRVPLEEVADAYHIFSRKLDGCIKTVLIPPTA is encoded by the coding sequence ATGTTAGCAATGAATTTCCGCGGACCTTTCCGCGTGCGCGCAGACCGCAATATGCCCGAGCCGCAAATAGAACATCCGGAAGACGCTATTGTAAAGGTATTAAGATCCTGCATCTGCGGTTCGGATCTGCATCTTTATCACGGCCTTGTTCCCGATACTCGTACTGGCACTACTTTTGGGCATGAGTTTATTGGCGAAGTCGTTGAAATCGGCTCTTCTGTACAAAACCTTAAAGTAGGGGATAAGGTTATGGTCCCTTTTAATATTTCCTGTGGTAAATGTGCCTTTTGTAAGCAGGAGCTGTACGGCAATTGCCATGAATCTAATCCGATGGCCACCGCAGTAGGCGGTATTTTTGGATATTCCCATACTGCCGGAGGGTATCAGGGCGGACAGGCAGAATATGCCCGCGTTCCTTACGCAGATGTAGGCCCAACCGTCATTCCCGACTGGATGGATCCCGATGATGCCGTGCTTCTTACCGACGTAGTTCCTACAGGTTATCAGGCGGCAGAAATGGCAGGTATTCAGAAAGGCGACACGGTAGTGGTTTTCGGTGCCGGACCGATTGGTATTATGGCAGCTAAATCTGCATGGCTTTTTGGAGCAGGACGGGTAATTGTCATCGACGAGCTGGAATACAGGCTTGATTTTGTGGCCAAATATGCACAATGCGAAGCTTATAATTTTAACAGTATCGGCGATCCTGTGGTCTTCATAAAAACACAGACTGATTCTCTGGGTGCCGATGTCTGCATTGATGCCGTGGGCTGCGAGGCGAAAGGAAATTTCATGAATACCGTCATGGGAACAAAATTACTTTTACAGGGTGGCTCTACAACGGCGCTTCATTGGGCTATTAATTCCGTTAAAAAAGGTGGAATTGTTTCTATTGTAGGGGTTTACGGTCCTACGGATGCTTTGGTTCCGATAGGGAATGTGGTGAATAAAGGAATTACGATTCGGGCTAACCAGGCGGCGGTGAAACGTCACTTGCCTAAGCTTATCGAACACGTAAAAAACGGAATTCTTGATCCGAAACAAATCATTACGCACCGTGTTCCGTTGGAAGAAGTAGCGGATGCGTATCATATATTTTCAAGAAAGCTTGACGGTTGCATAAAGACTGTGCTTATTCCGCCAACTGCTTAA